One part of the Desulfonema ishimotonii genome encodes these proteins:
- a CDS encoding transporter substrate-binding domain-containing protein, which produces MKKASVTVLLISLICSGYCFAEEKEYTVGIEDVFYFPYYAFKNGECTGLSREVLDAFGQKHGYKFTYKPMPVMRLHKNLIKGNTDFIYPDNAEWELNENAKVYYSTPVTEVIDGVMVLPEHKGKGLNRLKKLGTIKDFIMPGYADLIKNNQVRVSESYEFDTLLKLAMQKYIDGAYVTIDCAVYHLQEKLHRPDALVFDPDLPYDITAVSLSSVKHPDIIRDFSTFLNEEKGLTDRLKEKYNIMTPPQK; this is translated from the coding sequence ATGAAAAAGGCATCTGTGACAGTACTCTTAATCAGTTTGATCTGCTCCGGTTATTGCTTTGCGGAAGAAAAAGAATATACCGTTGGCATAGAAGACGTCTTTTATTTCCCTTATTATGCGTTTAAAAACGGCGAATGCACAGGCCTGTCCCGTGAAGTGCTGGATGCCTTCGGGCAGAAACACGGATATAAATTCACTTACAAACCCATGCCGGTGATGCGGCTGCACAAAAATCTGATAAAAGGGAATACGGATTTCATATATCCCGACAATGCCGAATGGGAATTGAATGAAAACGCAAAAGTTTATTACAGCACCCCTGTGACCGAGGTCATCGACGGGGTGATGGTGCTGCCTGAACACAAAGGCAAGGGCTTGAACAGGCTGAAAAAACTCGGAACCATAAAAGATTTTATAATGCCAGGCTATGCGGATTTGATAAAAAACAATCAGGTCCGCGTATCAGAAAGCTATGAATTTGACACTTTGCTGAAATTGGCTATGCAGAAGTATATTGATGGCGCATATGTCACAATTGACTGTGCCGTATATCATTTGCAGGAAAAGCTGCACAGACCGGATGCCCTGGTGTTTGATCCCGATCTTCCCTATGATATCACAGCAGTATCATTATCTTCCGTAAAACATCCTGACATAATCAGAGATTTCAGCACATTCCTGAATGAGGAAAAAGGACTGACAGATCGGCTGAAGGAAAAATACAACATCATGACGCCCCCGCAGAAATAA
- a CDS encoding class I SAM-dependent DNA methyltransferase, producing MQARHPNGDIRQKKGSKQQMIERISRNEIRRRAHRFVKSWENAKNERSESQSFWNSFFHVFGKDRREVGEFERAVKKLGERQGFIDLFWPGQLVVEQKSAGKDLEKAADQAFDYLSGLKKHEKPRYVLVSDFQNFVLHDLEERAEHAFRLAELPDRLELFDFIAGYDTRIHTGEDPANIEAAERMGKLHDALAESGYTGHDLELFLVRILFCVFAEDSGIFQQDHGFEDYLRDETREDGSDLGPQLAQIFQVLNTPESRRSKNLNTLLQTFPYVNGRLFADFSPMPSFDSGMRKALLECCAFDWKEISPEIFGALFQSIMNREKRRNLGAHYTSERNILKLIHPLFLDELWRELGRAGKNGRKLEAFHDKLAGLKFLDPACGCGNFLIVTYRELRKLEMEVLRRLNPRKKQRQLSIDVLNDMAKVNVDQFYGIETEEFPARIAEVAMWLTDHQMNRALSAEFGAYYVRIPLTHAATICHGNALETDWQSLVAPEDLFCILGNPPFRGSKWQNATQRKEMKTIFAGVRGAGVLDYVSAWYLRAAQYIQGTRICCAFVSTNSVSQGEQAGILWKPLLEEYGVRIHFAHRTFQWTSEARGKAAVFCVIIGFAAYDAENKWLFEYETPRTELPERQRAGNINPYLVNSPDVTIERRSKPLCDVPGMFTGNKPIDDGNYLFTIEEKEAFLEHEPHAAPYFRRWMDGKGFINNRPRWCLWLGQCAPHMLKKMPESLKRIEAVRRFRQNSKSKPTQKLSETPTRFHIETMPEGNSIVVPQVSSERRLYMPIGFIGPETLCSDKIKLIPDATLYHFGVLTSMMHMEWMRYTAGRLKSDYNYSNTLVYNNFPWPEKLNGKQTQKVETAARSVLDARAQFPESSLADLYDPLTMPPVLLRAHQNLDRAVDTCYGKRKFTSERERVEFLFQRYEKLKRSER from the coding sequence TTGCAGGCCCGGCATCCCAATGGCGATATCAGACAGAAAAAGGGGTCAAAGCAGCAGATGATTGAACGCATTTCCAGAAATGAAATCCGCAGACGCGCACACAGATTTGTCAAATCCTGGGAGAACGCCAAAAACGAACGCAGTGAATCCCAATCCTTCTGGAATTCGTTTTTCCACGTTTTCGGGAAAGACCGCAGAGAGGTCGGCGAGTTTGAACGCGCTGTGAAAAAGCTGGGGGAGCGGCAGGGGTTTATCGACCTGTTCTGGCCGGGGCAACTGGTTGTGGAGCAGAAGTCTGCGGGAAAGGATCTGGAAAAGGCTGCGGATCAGGCGTTTGACTATCTTTCGGGGCTGAAAAAACACGAAAAGCCCCGCTACGTTCTGGTGTCGGATTTTCAGAATTTCGTGCTGCACGATCTGGAAGAACGGGCCGAACATGCGTTCCGGCTGGCGGAGTTGCCGGACCGGCTGGAACTTTTCGATTTTATCGCCGGATACGACACCCGCATTCACACCGGGGAAGATCCCGCCAATATCGAGGCGGCCGAGCGCATGGGCAAACTCCACGACGCCCTTGCCGAAAGCGGTTATACCGGGCACGATCTGGAGCTGTTTCTGGTGCGGATTCTCTTTTGCGTCTTTGCCGAGGATTCCGGGATTTTTCAGCAGGATCATGGGTTTGAGGATTATCTCCGGGATGAAACCCGCGAGGACGGTTCCGACCTCGGGCCGCAGCTTGCCCAGATTTTTCAGGTACTCAACACCCCGGAAAGCAGGCGTTCCAAAAACCTGAACACACTGTTGCAGACCTTCCCCTATGTCAACGGCAGGCTGTTTGCGGATTTTTCGCCCATGCCGTCCTTTGACAGCGGGATGCGAAAGGCGCTGCTGGAATGTTGCGCCTTTGACTGGAAGGAGATTTCACCGGAGATTTTCGGGGCGCTGTTTCAATCCATTATGAACAGGGAAAAACGCCGCAATCTGGGGGCGCATTACACGTCCGAGCGCAACATCCTCAAGCTGATTCACCCGCTGTTTCTGGATGAACTCTGGCGGGAACTTGGGCGTGCCGGGAAAAACGGGCGCAAGCTTGAAGCGTTTCACGACAAACTCGCCGGGCTGAAATTTCTTGATCCGGCCTGCGGGTGCGGCAATTTCCTCATTGTGACCTATCGGGAACTGCGGAAACTGGAGATGGAAGTCCTCAGACGCCTGAACCCCCGAAAGAAACAGCGGCAGCTGAGTATTGACGTGCTGAATGATATGGCAAAGGTCAATGTGGATCAGTTTTACGGGATTGAGACGGAGGAGTTTCCGGCCCGCATTGCGGAGGTGGCGATGTGGCTCACCGATCATCAGATGAACCGGGCGCTTTCTGCGGAATTCGGCGCGTATTACGTCCGCATCCCGCTGACCCACGCGGCCACGATTTGCCACGGCAACGCACTGGAAACGGACTGGCAGAGCCTTGTTGCGCCCGAAGACCTGTTCTGCATTCTGGGGAATCCGCCGTTTCGGGGGTCAAAGTGGCAGAACGCCACCCAGCGAAAGGAAATGAAGACGATTTTTGCGGGTGTCCGGGGGGCGGGTGTGCTGGATTATGTGAGCGCGTGGTATCTCAGGGCAGCGCAGTACATTCAGGGAACCCGCATTTGCTGTGCGTTTGTTTCGACCAATTCCGTTTCACAGGGGGAGCAGGCCGGAATTCTCTGGAAGCCGCTGCTGGAAGAATATGGCGTCAGGATTCACTTTGCCCACCGCACGTTTCAGTGGACCAGCGAGGCCAGGGGCAAGGCCGCTGTGTTCTGTGTGATTATCGGGTTTGCGGCTTATGATGCTGAAAACAAATGGCTGTTTGAATATGAAACGCCCAGAACCGAACTCCCGGAACGGCAGCGCGCCGGAAATATCAACCCGTATCTGGTCAATTCGCCGGACGTGACCATTGAACGGAGAAGCAAGCCGCTGTGTGATGTGCCGGGGATGTTTACGGGGAACAAGCCGATTGATGACGGAAATTATTTGTTTACGATAGAAGAAAAAGAAGCGTTTTTAGAGCATGAACCACATGCCGCTCCTTATTTTCGCCGTTGGATGGATGGCAAAGGTTTTATAAACAACCGGCCACGCTGGTGTCTGTGGTTGGGACAGTGTGCGCCACATATGCTGAAGAAAATGCCGGAATCCCTGAAACGCATTGAGGCTGTCCGCAGGTTTCGCCAAAACAGCAAAAGCAAACCGACGCAGAAATTATCTGAGACACCAACGCGCTTTCACATTGAAACCATGCCCGAAGGTAACTCGATAGTTGTGCCGCAAGTTTCATCAGAACGTCGTCTCTACATGCCAATCGGTTTTATCGGCCCGGAAACATTGTGCAGTGATAAAATCAAGCTGATCCCCGATGCAACGCTTTATCATTTCGGTGTGCTGACGTCGATGATGCACATGGAATGGATGCGCTACACCGCCGGACGCCTGAAAAGCGATTACAATTATTCCAACACGCTGGTTTACAACAATTTCCCGTGGCCGGAAAAACTCAACGGCAAGCAGACACAGAAAGTGGAAACCGCTGCCCGGTCCGTTCTGGACGCACGGGCGCAATTCCCCGAAAGCTCACTGGCCGACCTGTACGATCCCCTGACCATGCCGCCGGTCCTGCTCAGAGCGCACCAGAATCTGGACAGAGCCGTGGATACCTGCTACGGCAAACGGAAATTCACCAGCGAACGCGAACGGGTCGAATTCCTGTTTCAGCGATACGAGAAATTAAAACGGTCCGAACGGTAA
- a CDS encoding carboxymuconolactone decarboxylase family protein, translating to MKNERYEAGLKQLRALDAAAADGVLSSLETIAPEMARFIVEFAYGDVYARPGLDLKSRQIATVAALVALGNAAPRLQFHMGAALNVGCSPRELIEVIYVVTVFAGFPAGLNGIRVAEEVFRERNISVSWDRDEPARGDRHERGLKALAEISRVSGQDVVESLSDIAPDMGDFIVDFSYGDVLSRRGLDLKSKEIAVISACVARGTMTPQLRVHIRAALNVGCTQEEITETIMQMAVYSGFPSALNGLFAAREVFEAPSPD from the coding sequence ATGAAAAACGAACGGTATGAAGCAGGATTGAAACAGCTCCGGGCGCTTGACGCAGCCGCTGCCGACGGGGTGCTGAGCAGTCTGGAAACGATCGCGCCGGAGATGGCGCGGTTTATTGTCGAATTCGCCTACGGGGATGTGTACGCCCGGCCCGGCCTGGATCTGAAATCCCGGCAGATTGCAACCGTTGCGGCCCTGGTTGCACTGGGCAACGCGGCCCCCCGGTTGCAGTTTCACATGGGCGCAGCCCTGAATGTGGGATGCTCGCCACGGGAGCTGATCGAGGTGATCTACGTGGTCACGGTCTTTGCAGGCTTTCCGGCCGGACTGAACGGAATCCGGGTGGCCGAAGAGGTGTTCAGAGAGCGGAACATTTCCGTTTCATGGGACCGGGATGAGCCGGCCCGGGGAGACCGTCATGAACGGGGACTGAAGGCGCTGGCGGAGATCAGCCGGGTCAGCGGACAGGACGTGGTGGAAAGCCTCTCGGATATTGCGCCGGATATGGGGGATTTTATTGTGGATTTCTCTTACGGCGACGTGCTGTCGCGCAGGGGGCTTGATCTGAAATCAAAGGAAATCGCCGTGATATCGGCCTGCGTGGCCCGGGGAACGATGACGCCTCAGCTCAGGGTTCACATCCGGGCGGCCCTGAACGTGGGGTGTACGCAGGAGGAAATTACGGAAACCATTATGCAGATGGCCGTGTATTCAGGGTTCCCGTCCGCCCTGAACGGCCTTTTCGCAGCCCGCGAGGTCTTTGAAGCCCCGTCACCCGATTGA
- a CDS encoding LysR family transcriptional regulator translates to MELRQLRYFMAVAEERHFGRAAKRVCISQPPLSMQIRNLEAEIGVQLFRRTTRRVELTEAGAAFLREVRSVTEKLEAAVETARRVAGGAAGRISVGFVGPAMDAFLPGVIREFREHAPGVILSLAEMDTRAQLDALGAGRIQAGFVRLFRHELPGLRAEPIFREPYVLAFPPGHRLADYECVPLAALKGEPMILYPRQIQPALYDRIMAACAEAGFSPDIVQEAVTKKTTLALVAAGLGLALVPESSAQFRPADLLYRPVSGPLPMVEIALVRKKDAHAPALDRFIRIARKYKRRVGQS, encoded by the coding sequence ATGGAACTGAGACAGTTGAGATATTTTATGGCCGTGGCTGAGGAACGCCATTTCGGGCGGGCGGCAAAGCGGGTTTGCATCTCCCAGCCGCCCCTGAGTATGCAGATCCGAAATCTTGAGGCGGAGATCGGGGTTCAGCTTTTCCGCCGGACCACCCGCCGCGTCGAACTGACCGAAGCCGGGGCCGCCTTTCTCCGTGAAGTCCGGTCTGTTACGGAAAAGCTCGAAGCGGCTGTTGAAACGGCCCGGCGCGTGGCAGGGGGGGCGGCCGGACGGATTTCGGTGGGGTTTGTGGGACCGGCAATGGACGCCTTTCTGCCCGGAGTGATCCGGGAATTCCGGGAACACGCGCCCGGCGTCATTCTCTCCCTGGCTGAAATGGATACCCGCGCCCAGCTTGACGCCCTTGGGGCGGGCCGGATTCAGGCCGGTTTTGTGCGCCTGTTCAGGCATGAGCTGCCCGGTCTCAGGGCGGAGCCGATTTTCAGAGAGCCGTATGTGCTGGCCTTCCCACCGGGCCACCGGTTGGCGGATTATGAGTGTGTGCCGCTGGCGGCGCTTAAAGGCGAGCCGATGATCCTGTATCCCCGGCAGATTCAGCCCGCACTTTACGACCGGATCATGGCGGCCTGTGCGGAAGCCGGATTTTCACCCGATATCGTACAGGAGGCCGTCACCAAAAAAACCACCCTTGCGCTGGTTGCCGCCGGACTGGGGCTGGCCCTTGTTCCCGAATCGTCCGCACAGTTCCGCCCGGCAGATCTCCTGTACCGGCCTGTTTCCGGCCCGCTGCCGATGGTTGAAATCGCGCTGGTGCGAAAAAAAGACGCCCACGCGCCTGCCCTTGACCGGTTTATCCGCATCGCACGGAAGTATAAACGTCGGGTCGGCCAATCGTGA
- a CDS encoding IS4 family transposase — MPKLIESLNNLINSDTFCSGHKNNQNDFTRKRILPFHSLICLLLNMNNQSYQTELDQYFKVVNHLEIAERFLYKANLTKARAKLKYEAFIELSDHMVHNFYENFQFQTWHGFNLFAVDGSTLRVPDEKTISEHFGAWNSVKGEKPCPKARVSQMFDVLNKITVDAIISPKSEGENELAAFHFLKLMPGDLILLDRGYPAHWLFRLILSMNADFCARISCNQWKVVKKFYKSGKKEQIVKIGPSPVSKQKCSQMGPDQKLIRLRLIRIELETGETEILITSLTDTEKYPHKVFAELYHLRWPVEEDYKALKYRLQVENFSGKSVHSVYQDFHAKVFSKNLTAVIATTTREKIIQKSRDLEFDHQINFAQALSKIKDTVVLLFNRPLENIIVIVAKIRKIFIQTTESVRPNRKFQRRHRVKQKRFFFEYKTNC, encoded by the coding sequence GTGCCAAAACTCATCGAATCCTTAAATAATTTAATTAATTCGGATACATTTTGCTCCGGACACAAAAATAATCAAAATGATTTTACCAGAAAACGTATTTTGCCATTCCATTCTCTGATTTGTTTACTTTTGAATATGAACAACCAATCATACCAGACTGAATTAGATCAATACTTCAAAGTCGTCAATCATCTGGAGATAGCCGAACGTTTTCTTTACAAAGCCAACCTGACAAAAGCCCGTGCAAAATTGAAATACGAGGCTTTTATAGAACTCAGTGATCATATGGTTCATAATTTCTACGAAAATTTTCAATTTCAAACCTGGCATGGATTCAATCTTTTTGCTGTCGATGGGTCAACACTCCGGGTGCCGGATGAAAAAACGATCTCGGAACATTTCGGTGCATGGAATTCAGTCAAAGGTGAAAAACCCTGTCCCAAAGCCCGTGTATCTCAGATGTTCGATGTTTTGAACAAAATCACAGTCGATGCGATTATCAGTCCGAAAAGTGAGGGTGAGAATGAACTGGCTGCATTTCATTTTCTGAAACTTATGCCCGGAGACCTCATTCTTTTGGATCGCGGTTATCCGGCCCACTGGTTATTCAGACTGATTTTATCCATGAATGCAGATTTTTGTGCCCGAATATCCTGCAATCAATGGAAAGTTGTAAAAAAATTCTATAAATCCGGAAAGAAAGAACAGATTGTTAAAATCGGACCCTCACCGGTCTCAAAACAAAAATGTTCCCAAATGGGCCCTGACCAGAAACTGATCCGGCTACGTTTAATACGTATCGAACTGGAAACCGGGGAAACAGAAATCCTGATTACATCTCTGACGGACACAGAGAAATATCCCCATAAGGTTTTTGCAGAATTGTATCATCTCCGTTGGCCCGTCGAAGAGGATTATAAAGCTCTTAAATACAGACTTCAGGTTGAAAATTTTTCCGGAAAATCAGTTCATTCCGTCTATCAGGATTTCCATGCCAAAGTATTTTCAAAGAACTTAACAGCTGTAATTGCAACGACAACAAGAGAAAAAATTATTCAAAAATCCAGAGATCTGGAATTTGACCACCAGATAAATTTTGCCCAGGCCTTATCAAAAATCAAGGATACCGTTGTTCTGCTTTTTAACCGTCCCTTGGAAAATATCATTGTTATTGTTGCCAAAATAAGAAAAATCTTCATTCAGACCACGGAGTCCGTCCGACCGAATCGAAAATTTCAAAGGAGGCACCGGGTTAAGCAAAAGCGCTTTTTCTTTGAGTATAAGACCAACTGTTAA
- a CDS encoding Ig-like domain-containing protein, which translates to MRRVFKAVPMIILALFLSNSEVLAFNPVETKVIADDDDDNPAYDYFGGSVSVSGDYVIIGAKCDEYIATYAGSAYIFHRSGTVWTQQAKLTASDGEQGDIFGSSVSVSGDYAIVGAYYDKDEDDPLNPYGSAYVFYRDGTAWTQQARLAPADRVRNGYFGGSVSVSGDYAIVGASNDDDNGTKSGSAYVFHRSGTDWTQQVKLTASDGGPEDRFGMSVCVSGDYAVVGSNYDDDNGTNSGSAYIFYRNGSVWEEQGKLIAGDNAEGDFFGRSVSVSGDYAIVGAPNDDDGGSSSGSAYIFHRDGTDWTQTCKLIADDSASGDLFGNSVSISGDYAIAGAYFGDDNGSMSGKAYVFFRNGDGTWTQQDKLTASDGAERDHFGNSVGIGGECVIAGAYYDDDNGTNSGSAYIYDISPKPEISVSPARYETEVTSGSSTDETLIISNVGGEPLTWSSASGASAWLTLSPASGEIASGGSESVTLTFDAADLEAGEYSESVIISGNDPNHPTLEIPVTLTVLKSPVSVNITSLADGAEVTGPTIMVSGTVENTGNYESGVIVNGVSAQVYENQFVANLVPVEDGENIIEAVAVNSERNTATASVSVNATLPDSYIQISADPVFGISPFETTLKVSGTFAFSESSLTNTGAGTMEILENSADEYKVRLTGEGIYYLTVQATDDGGETHNDTVAVLVLEQNTADTFFKSKWNGMKNRLGDKDINGALEYFQGASREKYSEIFNALKEHLPDITSDMRDIEMMEIEDNMAIYRITRTETVQDVAYQVTYYIDFIKHPVLGIWEIAGF; encoded by the coding sequence ATGAGAAGAGTTTTCAAGGCTGTCCCGATGATCATCCTGGCGTTGTTTCTTTCAAACAGCGAGGTGTTGGCGTTCAATCCGGTTGAAACGAAGGTTATTGCTGATGATGACGACGATAATCCGGCCTATGACTATTTCGGCGGGTCTGTCTCCGTCAGCGGGGATTATGTGATTATAGGGGCCAAGTGTGACGAGTATATCGCAACTTACGCCGGTTCGGCTTACATTTTCCACCGCAGCGGAACCGTCTGGACACAGCAGGCCAAACTTACGGCCAGCGATGGCGAGCAGGGGGACATCTTCGGAAGTTCCGTCTCCGTCAGCGGGGACTATGCGATCGTAGGTGCTTATTATGATAAGGATGAGGATGATCCGCTAAATCCTTATGGCTCGGCATATGTCTTTTATCGGGATGGCACCGCCTGGACACAACAGGCCAGACTCGCTCCCGCTGATCGTGTGCGTAATGGCTATTTCGGCGGATCCGTCTCCGTCAGCGGGGATTATGCGATCGTAGGCGCTTCCAATGATGATGATAACGGAACGAAATCCGGTTCGGCCTATGTTTTTCACCGCAGCGGAACCGACTGGACACAACAGGTCAAACTTACGGCCAGCGATGGCGGGCCGGAGGACCGGTTCGGCATGTCCGTCTGTGTCAGCGGGGACTATGCGGTTGTGGGCAGCAACTATGACGATGATAACGGAACGAATTCCGGCTCTGCGTATATTTTTTACCGCAACGGATCAGTCTGGGAAGAGCAAGGCAAACTTATAGCCGGGGATAATGCGGAAGGGGACTTTTTCGGCAGATCCGTCTCCGTGAGCGGGGACTATGCGATTGTCGGCGCTCCCAATGACGATGATGGCGGAAGCAGTTCCGGTTCCGCTTATATTTTTCATCGCGACGGAACTGACTGGACGCAGACGTGCAAGCTGATTGCCGACGACAGTGCGTCAGGTGACTTATTCGGAAATTCCGTGAGCATCAGCGGGGACTATGCGATTGCGGGGGCTTATTTCGGGGATGATAACGGATCCATGTCAGGAAAGGCTTATGTTTTTTTCCGCAACGGAGACGGCACCTGGACCCAACAGGATAAACTCACTGCCAGCGACGGCGCGGAAAGAGACCATTTCGGAAATTCCGTGGGCATCGGCGGAGAGTGCGTGATCGCAGGTGCTTATTATGATGATGATAACGGAACGAATTCCGGTTCGGCTTATATTTATGATATCAGTCCCAAACCGGAAATTTCAGTCAGCCCGGCCCGGTATGAAACAGAAGTCACTTCGGGGAGCAGCACTGATGAGACACTGATTATCAGTAATGTCGGCGGAGAACCCCTGACATGGAGCAGTGCTTCGGGAGCTTCGGCATGGCTCACTTTGTCTCCGGCATCCGGGGAAATCGCGTCCGGCGGTTCGGAATCGGTGACGCTCACTTTTGACGCGGCGGATCTGGAAGCGGGAGAATATTCCGAATCCGTCATCATTTCCGGCAATGACCCGAATCATCCGACCCTTGAAATACCGGTCACGCTGACGGTATTAAAATCCCCGGTTTCCGTGAATATCACCTCCCTTGCGGACGGAGCGGAGGTTACCGGGCCGACGATTATGGTCAGCGGGACGGTGGAAAATACGGGAAATTATGAGTCCGGTGTCATCGTTAACGGAGTTTCCGCCCAGGTGTACGAAAATCAATTTGTGGCGAACCTTGTTCCGGTTGAAGACGGTGAGAATATCATTGAAGCTGTGGCTGTCAATTCGGAGAGAAATACGGCAACCGCTTCGGTATCTGTTAATGCGACATTGCCGGATAGTTACATACAGATTTCCGCCGATCCTGTTTTCGGCATTTCACCCTTTGAAACCACGCTGAAGGTAAGCGGAACTTTCGCTTTCAGTGAATCATCGCTGACAAATACAGGTGCCGGAACAATGGAAATTCTTGAAAACAGTGCGGATGAATACAAAGTAAGACTGACCGGAGAGGGAATTTATTATCTCACGGTTCAGGCCACGGATGACGGCGGAGAGACTCATAACGACACAGTGGCGGTTCTGGTGCTGGAGCAAAATACGGCGGATACATTTTTCAAATCCAAATGGAATGGCATGAAAAACAGGCTGGGAGACAAGGATATTAACGGCGCACTGGAATATTTTCAGGGGGCTTCAAGGGAAAAATACAGCGAAATATTCAACGCATTGAAAGAGCACCTGCCCGATATTACTTCTGACATGCGGGATATTGAAATGATGGAGATTGAAGACAATATGGCTATCTATCGGATCACAAGGACGGAAACTGTTCAGGATGTTGCTTATCAAGTGACATATTACATTGATTTCATAAAACATCCCGTTCTCGGAATATGGGAAATCGCTGGATTCTGA